The Mycolicibacterium doricum genome includes a region encoding these proteins:
- a CDS encoding DUF3152 domain-containing protein, whose product MTYDSRARGGHLGPERRADRRAPAVRTEWQEQHRNGRDPLRAQRDPLAVERGRVRSNRDDRRQWRKQTWLGRFVSTYGWRAYALPVLAVLTVVVMYQTVTGTSAPQHVADEEGPVQGPPTIGVASTAIVGAPPNGLTQFDANLPTGILPAGGPFTEAGAKTWHVVSGTTPQVGQGTTKNFTYTVEVEDGLDTTAFGGDEGFARMVDETLANPKSWTHNPQFAFTRIDAGAGPPDFRVSLTSPLTIREGCGYDIQLEASCYNPAYLGDQPRVFINEARWVRGAVPFQGDIGSYRQYLINHEVGHAIGYQRHESCIENGALAPIMMQQTFSTSNDDAARFDPETVRSDGLTCRFNPWPYPIA is encoded by the coding sequence GTGACCTACGACTCCCGCGCGCGTGGAGGACACCTGGGTCCAGAGCGTCGCGCCGACCGTCGGGCCCCCGCGGTGCGCACCGAGTGGCAGGAACAGCACCGTAACGGGCGAGATCCGCTGCGTGCCCAGCGCGACCCACTGGCCGTCGAACGCGGACGCGTCCGATCCAACCGGGACGACCGGCGGCAGTGGCGTAAACAGACCTGGCTCGGCCGCTTCGTGTCGACTTACGGGTGGCGCGCCTATGCGCTGCCGGTGCTCGCCGTGCTCACCGTCGTCGTCATGTACCAGACCGTGACAGGAACGAGCGCGCCGCAACATGTGGCCGACGAAGAAGGACCGGTACAGGGCCCGCCCACGATCGGCGTGGCCAGCACGGCAATCGTCGGCGCGCCGCCCAACGGGCTCACCCAGTTCGACGCCAACCTGCCGACCGGCATCCTGCCCGCGGGCGGTCCCTTCACCGAGGCAGGCGCCAAGACCTGGCATGTGGTGTCCGGCACCACACCGCAGGTGGGGCAGGGGACGACCAAGAACTTCACCTACACCGTCGAGGTCGAGGACGGCCTCGACACCACGGCCTTCGGCGGCGACGAGGGCTTCGCCCGCATGGTCGACGAGACGCTGGCCAACCCGAAGAGCTGGACCCATAACCCGCAGTTCGCGTTCACCCGCATCGACGCGGGCGCGGGCCCGCCCGACTTCCGGGTGTCGCTCACCTCACCGCTGACCATCCGGGAAGGCTGTGGCTACGACATCCAGCTCGAGGCGTCCTGCTACAACCCGGCGTACCTCGGTGACCAACCGCGGGTGTTCATCAACGAGGCGCGCTGGGTACGCGGTGCCGTGCCGTTCCAGGGCGACATCGGGTCCTACCGGCAGTACCTCATCAACCACGAAGTGGGCCACGCGATCGGCTATCAGCGTCACGAATCCTGCATCGAGAACGGCGCGCTCGCGCCGATCATGATGCAACAGACGTTTTCCACGTCGAACGACGACGCCGCCCGGTTCGACCCCGAAACCGTGCGGTCCGACGGGCTGACGTGCCGCTTCAATCCCTGGCCGTATCCGATCGCCTGA
- a CDS encoding GNAT family N-acetyltransferase, producing the protein MTVTIRRVEPGDEVQLTAMVHELAAFERASAECTVTEQQMRDALFGSEPRVYGHLVEVDGAAAAGALWFYNFSTWDGVAGIYLEDLFVRPRHRRHGLARALLSTLARECVTNGYSRLSWAVLDWNENAIALYDAVGGNPQADWITYRVSGPELSALAGS; encoded by the coding sequence ATGACAGTGACCATCCGCCGGGTCGAGCCCGGTGACGAGGTGCAGCTCACCGCGATGGTGCACGAGCTGGCCGCGTTCGAACGCGCGTCGGCCGAGTGCACCGTGACCGAACAGCAGATGCGCGACGCGCTCTTTGGCTCCGAGCCCCGCGTCTACGGGCACCTGGTGGAGGTCGACGGTGCGGCCGCCGCCGGTGCCCTGTGGTTTTACAACTTCTCGACCTGGGACGGCGTGGCCGGCATCTACCTCGAGGATCTCTTCGTCAGACCGAGGCACCGTCGCCACGGTCTGGCCCGCGCCTTGCTCTCGACGCTGGCACGCGAATGCGTCACCAATGGTTACAGCAGGCTGTCTTGGGCGGTGCTCGACTGGAACGAGAACGCGATTGCTCTCTACGACGCCGTCGGCGGCAACCCGCAGGCCGACTGGATCACCTACCGGGTGTCGGGTCCGGAATTGTCGGCGCTGGCCGGCTCCTGA
- the moeZ gene encoding adenylyltransferase/sulfurtransferase MoeZ: protein MPPLVEPVGELTREEVARYSRHLIIPDLGLDGQKRLKNAKVLVIGAGGLGSPTLLYLAAAGVGTIGIVDFDVVDESNLQRQIIHGQSDVGRPKAQSARDSVLEINPLVTVRLHEERLEPENAVELFEQYDLILDGTDNFATRYLVNDAAVLAHKPYVWGSIYRFEGQVSVFWEDAPHGLGLNYRDLYPEPPPPGMVPSCAEGGVLGILCASIASVMGTEAIKLITGIGEPLLGRLMVYDALDMTYRTIKIRKDPATPKITELIDYEAFCGVVSDAAAAAAADSTVTPRELRELIDAGKPVALIDVREQVEWDINRIEGAELIPKSTIEAGDGLAKLPHDRIPVLYCKTGVRSAEALAAVKNAGFSDALHLQGGIVAWAKQLQPDMVMY from the coding sequence TTGCCTCCGCTGGTGGAGCCGGTTGGCGAACTGACCCGCGAAGAAGTCGCCCGATACAGCCGCCACCTGATCATCCCGGATTTGGGACTCGACGGTCAGAAGCGGCTCAAGAACGCCAAGGTGCTGGTGATCGGCGCCGGCGGGCTGGGATCACCGACCCTGCTGTACCTGGCGGCGGCCGGAGTGGGCACCATCGGCATCGTCGACTTCGACGTCGTCGACGAGTCCAACCTGCAGCGGCAGATCATCCACGGACAGTCCGATGTCGGCCGCCCCAAGGCGCAGAGCGCACGCGATTCGGTCCTCGAGATCAACCCGCTGGTGACCGTGCGCCTGCACGAGGAGCGCTTGGAACCGGAGAACGCCGTCGAACTGTTCGAGCAGTACGACCTGATCCTCGACGGCACCGACAACTTCGCCACCCGCTATCTGGTCAACGACGCCGCGGTACTCGCGCACAAGCCGTACGTGTGGGGCTCGATCTACCGCTTCGAAGGCCAGGTCTCGGTGTTCTGGGAGGACGCCCCACACGGTCTGGGCCTCAACTACCGCGACCTGTATCCCGAACCGCCGCCTCCGGGCATGGTCCCCTCCTGCGCCGAGGGCGGTGTGCTGGGCATCCTGTGCGCCTCGATCGCGTCGGTGATGGGCACTGAGGCGATCAAGCTGATCACCGGTATCGGTGAGCCGCTGCTCGGCCGGCTGATGGTCTACGACGCGCTGGACATGACGTACCGCACGATCAAGATTCGCAAGGATCCGGCGACGCCGAAGATCACCGAGCTCATCGACTACGAGGCGTTCTGCGGTGTGGTCTCCGATGCCGCCGCGGCGGCCGCCGCCGATTCCACCGTCACACCCCGGGAGCTGCGTGAGTTGATCGACGCAGGTAAGCCGGTGGCGTTGATCGACGTGCGCGAGCAGGTCGAATGGGACATCAACCGCATCGAGGGCGCCGAGCTTATCCCGAAGTCCACCATAGAGGCGGGCGACGGCTTGGCCAAGCTGCCGCACGACCGGATCCCGGTGCTGTACTGCAAGACCGGTGTTCGCTCAGCCGAGGCGCTCGCCGCGGTGAAGAACGCCGGGTTCTCCGACGCACTGCACCTGCAGGGCGGCATCGTGGCGTGGGCCAAGCAACTCCAACCCGACATGGTGATGTACTGA
- a CDS encoding ferritin-like fold-containing protein: MNSTRPAASGEHPITPQTAGVSADHRGVDELFALLAYGEVAAFYRLTDEARMAPNLRGRINMASMAAAEMNHYELLREAMERRGVDVVPAMTKYSSALENYHRLTTPSTWLEALVKTYVGDALAADFYNEIAGALPDEVAAVVRGVLAETGHSQFVVAEVRAAVTASDRQRHRLALWSRRLLGEAITQAQYVLAEHDELVDLVMAGGEGLTQIAGFFDRLQQTHQSRMQELGLA; the protein is encoded by the coding sequence ATGAATTCGACGCGACCTGCAGCCTCGGGAGAGCACCCGATCACACCCCAAACGGCAGGTGTGTCGGCCGATCATCGCGGCGTCGACGAATTGTTCGCGCTGCTCGCCTACGGCGAGGTGGCCGCGTTCTACCGGCTGACCGACGAGGCGCGGATGGCGCCCAACCTGCGTGGGCGGATCAACATGGCCAGTATGGCGGCCGCCGAGATGAACCATTACGAGTTGCTGCGCGAAGCCATGGAGCGCCGCGGTGTCGACGTGGTGCCCGCTATGACGAAATACTCCTCGGCGCTGGAGAACTACCACCGGTTGACGACGCCGAGCACCTGGCTCGAGGCACTGGTCAAGACGTATGTCGGCGATGCGCTCGCTGCGGATTTCTACAACGAGATCGCCGGTGCGCTGCCCGACGAGGTGGCCGCGGTGGTGCGCGGCGTGCTGGCCGAGACCGGGCATTCGCAGTTCGTGGTCGCCGAGGTGCGCGCCGCGGTGACCGCCAGCGACCGGCAGCGGCACCGGTTGGCACTGTGGTCGCGGCGGTTATTGGGTGAGGCGATCACCCAGGCGCAGTACGTGCTGGCCGAACACGACGAACTCGTCGACCTCGTGATGGCCGGCGGTGAAGGGCTCACGCAGATCGCCGGGTTCTTCGACCGGTTGCAGCAGACCCACCAGTCACGGATGCAGGAACTCGGTTTGGCCTGA
- a CDS encoding isochorismate synthase, with protein MTTARGTEPTFVLTGADGVVLADGVHTPYPSLPEARAALAAGATPMLLGALPFDLSSPAALFRPRDVRFLAVLPDWPTVALPQVRIAEFRPAPREHRSRVASAVRALNDPATGLHKVVLARALHLTADAPLQTRTLLRRLAADDASANAYLVDLSAAGDHHRGGALIGASPELLVARRGDVVTCQPFAGSAPRFADPTADRASGASLAESAKDRHEHAIVVDEVRKALDPFCVDVQIAPTPHLSATAAVWHLSTEVTGRLRETTTTALDLAVALHPTPAVGGVPTDLAAALIKRLEGDRGFYAGAVGWCDAAGDGRWVVSIRCAQLSADRLSAAAHSGGGIVAESDPDQEVAETTTKFTTILSALGVAR; from the coding sequence GTGACCACGGCGAGGGGCACCGAGCCGACCTTCGTCCTGACCGGAGCCGACGGCGTCGTGCTGGCCGACGGCGTCCACACGCCGTACCCCTCGCTGCCCGAGGCGCGCGCCGCACTGGCGGCCGGTGCCACTCCGATGTTGCTGGGCGCCTTGCCTTTCGACTTGTCGTCCCCGGCCGCGCTGTTCCGCCCGCGAGACGTCCGCTTCCTCGCTGTGCTGCCGGATTGGCCTACCGTCGCCCTGCCGCAGGTGCGGATCGCCGAGTTTCGACCCGCACCGCGGGAGCACCGCAGCCGCGTCGCCTCCGCGGTGCGCGCACTCAACGACCCCGCCACCGGACTGCACAAAGTTGTCCTCGCGCGGGCCTTGCACCTCACCGCCGACGCACCGCTTCAAACCCGGACCCTGCTGCGGCGCCTGGCCGCCGACGACGCGAGCGCCAACGCGTATCTGGTCGACCTCAGCGCGGCCGGAGACCACCACCGCGGGGGCGCCCTCATCGGCGCCAGCCCCGAACTCCTGGTCGCCCGGCGTGGCGACGTCGTGACGTGCCAACCGTTCGCCGGTTCCGCGCCGCGCTTCGCCGACCCCACGGCCGACCGGGCCAGCGGCGCCAGCCTCGCCGAGTCGGCCAAGGACCGCCATGAGCATGCGATCGTGGTCGACGAGGTGCGCAAGGCCCTGGACCCCTTCTGCGTGGACGTGCAGATCGCGCCGACACCGCACCTCAGCGCGACCGCCGCCGTCTGGCACCTGAGCACCGAGGTCACCGGCCGACTGCGCGAAACGACCACCACCGCCTTGGATCTCGCTGTCGCACTGCACCCGACCCCGGCGGTCGGCGGCGTCCCCACCGACCTCGCCGCCGCACTGATCAAGCGGCTGGAAGGCGACCGCGGCTTCTACGCCGGCGCCGTGGGATGGTGCGACGCGGCGGGCGACGGCCGTTGGGTGGTGTCCATCCGGTGCGCACAGCTGTCCGCCGACCGGCTCAGCGCCGCGGCGCACTCCGGCGGCGGCATCGTCGCCGAATCGGATCCGGACCAGGAAGTCGCTGAGACCACAACGAAATTCACCACGATCCTCTCCGCACTGGGGGTTGCCCGATGA
- a CDS encoding DUF3107 domain-containing protein, producing the protein MEVKIGVSDSPRELVLNSAQTPSEVEKLVTDALAEGAGGVLALSDEKGRRFLVQTSRIAYVEIGAADVRRVGFGVVGAEAIKNG; encoded by the coding sequence GTGGAGGTCAAGATCGGTGTTTCGGACAGCCCACGCGAGCTCGTCCTCAACAGCGCGCAGACGCCCAGTGAGGTCGAGAAGCTGGTGACCGACGCGCTGGCCGAGGGTGCGGGCGGCGTCCTGGCGCTCTCGGACGAGAAGGGCAGGCGCTTCCTGGTCCAGACCAGCCGGATCGCCTACGTGGAGATCGGTGCCGCCGACGTGCGGCGCGTGGGTTTCGGTGTGGTCGGCGCGGAGGCCATCAAGAACGGGTGA
- a CDS encoding acid phosphatase produces MSLTDHRVLLIRHGETEWSRSGRHTSRTDLELTETGREQAIRTAEALDRLTLDNALVISSPRRRALDTARLAGLTVDEVSELLVEWDYGDYEGRTTPEIRESDPDWLVWTHGCPGGESVEDVSARAERAVEMALMHLETRDTIFVGHGHFFRAVIARWAELPLQDGIRFAMVAASIAVCGWEHGVRQISALALTGYPHPCMPT; encoded by the coding sequence GTGAGCCTGACCGACCATCGAGTTCTGCTGATCCGCCACGGTGAGACGGAGTGGTCGCGTTCGGGACGGCACACCAGCCGTACCGACCTGGAACTGACCGAAACCGGTCGTGAGCAGGCCATTCGGACGGCCGAGGCGCTCGACCGGCTAACGCTCGACAATGCGCTGGTGATCAGCAGCCCTCGACGGCGGGCCCTCGACACCGCGAGACTGGCCGGCCTGACCGTCGACGAGGTGTCCGAGTTGCTCGTCGAGTGGGACTACGGCGACTACGAAGGCCGCACAACGCCCGAGATCCGTGAATCCGACCCCGACTGGCTGGTGTGGACGCATGGTTGTCCCGGCGGCGAGAGTGTCGAGGACGTCAGCGCACGTGCCGAGCGTGCGGTGGAGATGGCGCTTATGCACCTCGAGACCCGCGACACCATCTTCGTCGGACACGGTCACTTCTTCCGGGCGGTGATCGCCCGCTGGGCGGAGCTGCCGCTGCAGGACGGGATCCGGTTCGCGATGGTGGCGGCATCGATTGCGGTGTGCGGATGGGAGCACGGAGTACGCCAGATCAGCGCGTTGGCGCTGACAGGTTATCCGCATCCGTGCATGCCGACGTGA
- a CDS encoding ParA family protein, protein MAPVTRVLAVANQKGGVAKTTTVASLGAAMAESGKRVLLVDLDPQGSLTFSMGHDPDKLPVSVHEVLLGEVEPDAALVDTPEGMALLPANIDLAGAEAMLLMRAGREHALKRALAKLTGTYDVVLIDCPPSLGVLTLNGLTAADEVIVPLQCETLAHRGVGQFLRTVSDVQAITNPDLKLLGALPTLYDSRTTHSRDVLFDVVDRYELPVLAPPIPRTVRFAEASASGSSVLAGRKNKGALAYRELAGALLKHWKNGKDLPTYTPEL, encoded by the coding sequence ATGGCACCCGTGACGCGAGTACTTGCGGTCGCCAATCAAAAGGGTGGGGTCGCCAAAACCACGACGGTTGCGTCGTTGGGTGCTGCGATGGCGGAAAGCGGCAAGCGGGTGCTGCTCGTCGATCTGGACCCCCAGGGGTCGTTGACGTTCTCGATGGGCCACGATCCCGACAAGTTGCCGGTCTCGGTGCACGAAGTACTGCTAGGCGAGGTGGAACCGGATGCGGCGCTGGTGGATACGCCGGAGGGGATGGCGTTGCTGCCGGCCAACATCGACCTCGCCGGGGCGGAGGCGATGCTGCTCATGCGAGCCGGTCGCGAACATGCTCTCAAACGCGCGCTGGCTAAGCTGACCGGCACCTATGACGTGGTGCTGATCGATTGTCCGCCGTCGCTCGGGGTGCTCACCCTCAACGGGTTGACCGCCGCCGACGAGGTCATCGTGCCGTTGCAGTGCGAGACGCTGGCGCACCGCGGGGTGGGCCAATTCCTGCGGACGGTGTCCGACGTGCAGGCCATCACCAACCCGGACCTCAAGCTGCTGGGTGCGCTGCCGACCCTGTACGACTCCAGGACCACCCACAGCCGTGACGTTCTCTTCGACGTCGTCGACCGCTACGAGCTGCCGGTGCTGGCGCCGCCGATACCGCGCACTGTGCGATTCGCCGAGGCCAGCGCATCGGGCTCGTCGGTGCTGGCCGGCCGGAAGAACAAGGGTGCGCTCGCCTACCGGGAACTGGCGGGGGCACTGCTCAAGCACTGGAAGAACGGCAAGGACCTGCCGACCTACACGCCGGAGCTCTAG
- a CDS encoding TetR/AcrR family transcriptional regulator, giving the protein MGDLTDTAERSGDKPANGTGVPKNNRRGNRLPRDERRGQLLVAASEIFVDRGYHAAGMDEIADRAGVSKPVLYQHFSSKLELYLAVLQRHVDNMVSGVRQALRTTTDNRQRLRAAVQAFFDFIEHDSQGYRLIFENDYTTEPQVAAQVKVATEACTDAVFDLISRDSGLEAHRARMIAVGLVAISVDCARYWLDAERPISKDDAVDGTVQFAWGGLSHVPLTRS; this is encoded by the coding sequence ATGGGCGATCTCACCGACACAGCTGAGAGGAGTGGTGACAAGCCGGCCAACGGCACCGGCGTGCCGAAGAACAACCGGCGCGGCAATCGACTTCCTCGCGACGAGCGCCGCGGGCAGTTGCTGGTCGCCGCGAGTGAGATTTTCGTCGACCGTGGTTACCACGCCGCCGGCATGGACGAGATCGCGGATCGCGCCGGTGTCAGCAAACCGGTTCTTTACCAACACTTCTCGTCAAAACTCGAGCTGTATCTGGCGGTGTTGCAACGCCATGTCGACAACATGGTCTCCGGCGTGCGCCAGGCGCTGCGCACCACCACCGACAACCGGCAGCGACTGCGTGCGGCCGTGCAAGCCTTCTTCGACTTCATCGAACATGACAGTCAGGGATACCGGCTGATCTTCGAGAACGACTACACGACCGAACCCCAGGTCGCCGCGCAGGTGAAGGTGGCGACCGAAGCCTGCACCGATGCGGTGTTCGACTTGATCAGCAGAGACTCCGGCCTGGAGGCCCACCGGGCCAGGATGATCGCGGTGGGCCTCGTGGCCATCAGCGTGGACTGTGCCCGCTACTGGCTGGACGCCGAGCGGCCCATCTCGAAGGACGATGCCGTCGACGGGACGGTGCAGTTCGCCTGGGGCGGGCTGTCGCACGTGCCGCTCACCCGTTCTTGA
- a CDS encoding Rv3212 family protein, with product MVKPERRTRGDVMAAVAIAAVIAVVAGLVWWTSDARATISQPAAQAIPDLEPATDVPSALRDLWSAASPKTPMPVVVGGSVVTGDGPTVQGRDPGTGETVWSYARDVDLCGVTSVYHYAVAVYPDSRGCGQVSTINGRTGKRGNARTGFADPEVTLSTDGTTVLSAGESRLEMWRSDMVRMLSYGALDARVKPDVPAAPLCRLTSAAASSSAASVLEACPNEPHLRLTLLRPSDEEDVPDIRYVELPGVAADSDARVIAVSDTTTAVYLPTPQPSVNVIDETGTTVASTLMSSPASPDAVVSRAGDLITWWAGDSVMVFDASGLRYKYTVTPSGPSLPLGPAAEMADRLLVPVSDGYDVFDPGSGTGERHIPLARPPVDGAVIPAVVGDHVVELRGGDLVGLS from the coding sequence GTGGTCAAACCGGAGCGCCGCACCCGCGGTGACGTGATGGCCGCCGTCGCGATCGCCGCGGTGATCGCCGTGGTAGCGGGCCTGGTCTGGTGGACCAGCGACGCCAGAGCCACCATCAGTCAACCCGCCGCCCAGGCGATACCCGATCTCGAGCCCGCAACCGACGTTCCGTCGGCTCTGCGGGACCTCTGGAGCGCCGCGAGCCCGAAGACTCCGATGCCGGTCGTCGTCGGCGGCAGCGTCGTGACCGGCGACGGTCCAACCGTGCAGGGCCGCGATCCCGGTACAGGTGAGACGGTGTGGAGCTACGCCCGTGACGTCGACCTGTGCGGCGTCACGTCGGTCTACCACTACGCAGTGGCGGTGTATCCGGACTCGCGGGGCTGCGGTCAGGTCAGCACGATCAACGGCAGGACGGGCAAGCGCGGCAACGCGCGTACCGGATTCGCCGATCCAGAAGTGACGTTGAGCACCGACGGCACGACGGTGCTCTCGGCCGGTGAGAGCCGACTCGAGATGTGGCGTTCGGACATGGTGCGCATGCTCAGCTACGGTGCCCTCGATGCGCGCGTCAAACCGGACGTGCCCGCGGCGCCCCTGTGCCGGCTGACGTCCGCGGCCGCCAGTTCCTCGGCGGCGTCGGTCCTGGAAGCCTGCCCGAACGAGCCCCACCTGCGGTTGACGCTGCTACGCCCGTCCGACGAAGAGGACGTACCGGACATCAGGTACGTCGAACTGCCCGGCGTGGCCGCTGACTCCGACGCCCGGGTCATCGCCGTCTCCGACACCACGACCGCGGTCTACCTTCCGACGCCGCAGCCGAGCGTCAACGTCATCGACGAGACCGGCACGACGGTCGCTAGCACCCTGATGAGCTCGCCCGCGTCCCCGGACGCCGTCGTGTCGCGCGCGGGCGATCTGATCACGTGGTGGGCCGGTGACTCGGTGATGGTGTTCGACGCATCCGGCCTCCGGTACAAGTACACGGTGACACCGTCGGGACCGAGCCTGCCACTCGGACCGGCCGCCGAGATGGCCGATCGGCTGCTGGTGCCGGTCAGCGACGGCTACGACGTCTTCGACCCCGGTTCCGGGACCGGCGAACGTCACATCCCGCTTGCCCGTCCGCCGGTCGACGGAGCGGTCATTCCTGCGGTCGTCGGTGACCACGTCGTGGAACTGCGCGGCGGCGACCTGGTCGGTCTCAGCTGA
- a CDS encoding DEAD/DEAH box helicase, producing the protein MTPLTTPVEMTFASLGVRDEICRALAEEGIHQPFAIQELTLPMALAGDDLIGQARTGMGKTYAFGVPLLQRVTTDADKTLTGIPRALIVVPTRELCLQVHSDLSLAAKYLTAGHRKLSVVSIYGGRPYEPQIEALREGADVVVGTPGRLLDLAQQGHLQLGGLSVLVLDEADEMLDLGFLPDIERILRQTPDTRQAMLFSATMPDPIITLARTFMNQPTHIRAEAPHSAATHDTTAQFAYRAHALDKVEVVSRILQAEGRGATMIFTRTKRTAQKVADELAERGFKVGAVHGDLGQSAREKALKSFRNGEVDVLVATDVAARGIDIDDITHVINFQIPEDEQAYVHRIGRTGRAGKTGVAVTLVDWDELPRWSMIDKALGLNTPDPAETYSSSPHLYEELGIPADAGGSVGEPKARAAKRPERSRRGERAGDRDGDDKPTRSRSRNRRRTRAGEPVTGHVEASAEQSAVESVDGDGDADASGESGQAGRRRRRRRPRKAASTTS; encoded by the coding sequence ATGACTCCTTTGACAACTCCTGTTGAGATGACATTCGCCAGCCTCGGCGTACGTGACGAAATCTGTCGCGCACTGGCCGAGGAAGGCATCCATCAGCCCTTCGCCATCCAGGAACTGACCCTGCCCATGGCGTTGGCCGGCGACGACCTGATCGGTCAGGCTCGCACGGGTATGGGCAAGACCTACGCTTTCGGCGTCCCGCTGCTGCAGCGCGTCACCACCGACGCCGACAAGACCCTGACCGGTATCCCCCGCGCCCTGATCGTGGTTCCCACCCGCGAGCTGTGCCTGCAGGTCCACAGCGACCTGTCGCTGGCCGCCAAGTACCTGACCGCCGGCCACCGCAAGCTCTCGGTGGTGTCGATCTACGGTGGCCGCCCGTACGAGCCGCAGATCGAGGCGCTGCGCGAGGGCGCCGACGTCGTGGTCGGCACGCCAGGCCGCCTGCTCGACCTGGCCCAGCAGGGTCACCTACAGCTGGGCGGCCTGTCGGTGCTGGTACTCGACGAAGCCGACGAGATGCTCGATCTGGGATTCCTGCCCGACATCGAGCGCATCCTGCGCCAAACCCCCGACACGCGACAGGCAATGCTGTTCTCTGCCACGATGCCGGATCCGATCATCACGCTGGCGCGCACCTTCATGAATCAGCCCACCCACATCCGCGCTGAGGCGCCGCATTCGGCCGCCACCCACGACACCACCGCGCAGTTCGCCTACCGCGCCCACGCGCTGGACAAGGTCGAGGTGGTCAGCCGGATCCTGCAGGCGGAGGGCCGCGGCGCGACGATGATCTTCACCCGGACCAAGCGCACCGCGCAGAAGGTGGCCGACGAACTCGCCGAGCGCGGGTTCAAGGTCGGCGCCGTCCACGGTGACCTGGGTCAGAGTGCCCGCGAGAAGGCGCTCAAGAGCTTCCGCAACGGCGAGGTGGACGTGCTGGTCGCCACGGACGTCGCGGCGCGCGGCATCGACATCGACGACATCACCCACGTGATCAATTTCCAGATCCCGGAGGACGAGCAGGCCTACGTGCACCGCATCGGCCGCACGGGCCGCGCAGGCAAGACCGGCGTCGCGGTGACGCTGGTCGACTGGGACGAGCTGCCCCGCTGGTCGATGATCGACAAGGCGCTGGGCCTGAACACCCCGGACCCGGCTGAGACCTACTCCAGTTCGCCGCACCTCTACGAGGAACTGGGCATCCCCGCCGACGCCGGCGGTTCTGTCGGTGAGCCGAAGGCGAGGGCCGCCAAGCGTCCTGAACGCTCCCGCCGCGGCGAACGTGCCGGTGACCGCGACGGGGACGACAAGCCCACCCGCAGCCGGTCCCGAAACCGTCGGCGCACCCGCGCAGGCGAACCCGTCACCGGCCACGTCGAGGCGTCGGCCGAGCAGTCGGCTGTCGAATCCGTGGACGGTGACGGGGACGCCGATGCCAGCGGTGAGTCCGGCCAAGCCGGGCGTCGCCGCCGCCGTCGGCGTCCGCGCAAGGCCGCGTCCACGACCAGCTGA